In the Panthera uncia isolate 11264 chromosome B1, Puncia_PCG_1.0, whole genome shotgun sequence genome, ATTCAATACTTGAAACATTCACATTCGAGTTATCAATATTGCCATGTCACCTTAATATCGATTGACCTTATCTCCTATTCCTGATTATGACTGATGACACAAACAGAATGTGTTttgatgactttaaaaaataaaaacaaaagcctcaCACGAAGATTCAAGTGAGACACTTATCACAACTAATCACACGTTTCTATTCCTGTGAACAATGTATCCCATGTACCCTTCATGTATGAAGAGGACAGTACTGACCTCTGTTATTAACTAAGACATTTTCTAAAGATTGTTTTTCCGGTAGTGGCAATGTTGTGCTGAATCTCCaaattctctttcctcatttctctttcttatcaATAGCACATGGGAAACAGAATTTCTGGGCTTTCTAAAATTCACAAGGCTTATTCAAAGATCAGACTCAGAACCATGGCTTCTTAACAATAAATCCCAGCCTTTCCGGACATACACACGGCCCATCTAAGCCAGCTCCACTGGTTTAGAGTCCATCAAGAAGGCCAGGCCGTGGGTCCGATGGTCATCTGAGCCAGTCAACTTTGTGTTCCTTGTCACAGACTTCACCTTTAACCCTGCCATCCAGTTATCCTGTGAGCAATtgtccaaagaagaaaacaggaaagagtatgtGGACAGAAAAGTGCAAATCCATCACTATCGTTTACCAAATAccagtaaaaaaaatacacacgTGCTATGACTGACAGGTTAATGGCGTCATCTGTGAAGGATGGCACATATTACACattcatcaaaaatatttatcCAATTAACCACTAAAATGGATTCCACTGATTTTTGAGTTGGGGCTATTTGGGTCATGCAGTGATTTATAAGATAGAAAGGACTGAGAGAAAAGCCAGCATTAAAATTGACACTGGTAAATTATATTGTACTTCACTGGACAGTTGAGGTAAGTGTAGTCGATGAATTGTTCAGGGATCAAAAATCTACCCTCAGACAGGTGCATCTCCCTCTACGTACACACGCCCTGAGGCATGGCTTTGTCCCTGAGAATTTTTATGCCTCAGAAATGATAGTCTGTCTTCTTGGAGGTGGAATGACAAGCGAGTGGAAGGTGAAATTGCATCCCAGTGAATGAAACAGAACTTTGTTCTGCCTATAGTGTGTTttttcctctatctctctccctttcatcctttcctctttttttctttttttcatctttagccAGAGATCAGGAGGATTCTACTGGGAAATCCATATTTAAACTACTTAGAGCAGCTCCCTAAAATACTaggattattttcaaaaaatctgtCAAGAAACCATTTTTCACTTCAGTGTGGCAttaaatagaaacacattttcaACCAATGCCGAAGGTGTACTGAACATAAAATAGttgcatgatttattttattgagcaacatttttaaagatacaagAAACAAGCCATACACTACAACGATGCAAATGTGAAACAATATGCTTAAGTTTCATttgccacaaaaagaaaaaaataaaataaatacaaaggacactgcctttttgtatatatttgatcATGGCACATGCACATTTATCAAATCTTAACTTAAAATACTTTacgcaaatttttttttcagcttttatcaGGGAACTGCAGTATAcatctgcatttttttcaaaaaagtgcTTATTCTTATGTAGTGAATACAAAGcacacaaaatgaaattttttaagcACAGAGGGTTACACTGAGAAGGCAGCCTTACTATTTAGGCACATGACAGTAATTAAGGTAACTGTACTGCAGATATCacattcttcactttttttttttcagcaaatcaacaggcattttatgttttcatccAGTAGCTGAAGAACCACTCCAATCACAATGTCTTCTGTTTCACAGAATAGGAAACTaatgcaaaagttaaaaaaaaaattaatgtctacATTATACTTATTATATAACTACATATAGTTTTAAGAccctatataattatatatatttatgtatttactataTAAAACATAAAGTGGACACATCTATTAGAGATTCATTATTTAACTTACAATCACTTTTAAAGAATCCACAAAATGTTTACCTTCATTAATGTGTTTTACTGTGTAATATATACGTATACTTTGCCTTTACAAAAGATAGCACAAGAGTTAGAGGGTTGTACCAtcactaagtatttttaaaataagtcacaTTGGAGAATGAACTAACTACTTTATACAAATTATTTCGGAATGAGATTTGACCAGTCATCCATCGATTCAGATTGAAAGGTGTTTACTATTAGAAAGCACAGGAAATTTACAATTTATAATGTTTCACCTAAAATACCCCTAAAATATAtctccaaagacaaaaaaaaagcaagaaagcaagaaagaaagcaagaaagaaggaaaaacaaaccagaaagacAAGGGATATTTCAGTTTGCtaaagagtacatttttttttaaagaatgaaaaatgattaAGCAAAGTGGGATAAATATACTTGTAGTATAAAATAGCAAAGATTCCTAATGAAACCATTGGATTTATCTCTAATGAGAGAGATGTGCTTCTGAAAAAGTatctattatataaaattatatatatattttctcactaAATTCCCCTATGTAATTAGTGAAGTGTCCATTgtggtggaaagaaaaaaaaatgtttgtatttaaatctaattttattttgaggtttAAACATGTAATTCTTATGTGTAAATATAGTGGGCTCTAAATACCCTCTTGTGCATACATCCAACTTAACATCTTTCCTCACCTCTTCTTGGTGTGTGCAAATTTTATTTGGAAGATTCTTAAGAGATCTGCCATAGTAAAAATTACTTTTAGCTGATTAAATCTTTGACTTCTTCCAGggtgaaaaaggaaggaaattaacaCTGACTACCTATCTACTAAGCACTACATATACTATCTTATTCAAACCAAAAAGTGAGTATTACAGAAAtggtcctctcctctccctctatTGCCACCAAAGAATTTCTAAGAAGGGAAATGACTATGTAAGAAGAAATTCTTACTGAGATTCATAAGTAgtatattcattcatccattcacctactcAATACATTTTTACTGAAAAACTAATATAGGTCCAAACAGTATTCCAAGTACATGGAATATagcagagaacaaacagataaaaACCCCTACCTTCACAGAACTTATATTTTAGTTGGGAAGagacaaataataaacataataataaatatataacgtatgtgaaataataaattctttggataacaaaaaaaacaggaaaggcaaaaagagaatgCTGGTGGTGTGGGGCAATTCAAATTCACAAGGGCACTAAGGGAAGGTGCTGCTGAGAGGATATCATCTGAACTGATTAGGCGAGGGAACTGGCCACATGACTATTAGGGAAAAGAGTATCCTCAGTAGAGGGAACCatacttttgatattttattctttatgttgaTGAAATGTTACCTTTTATAATGGTGTTTCCTTTTTATAGTTGAAGCTAGGGTCAGAACCCTCGATCTGAAGCTTCAGGGCTTGTTTAAGGCTTAATTCCGTCTCTGAGGAAGGATATCCCTCTAACACTTCCTGATGCCCTCTGTCTTGTATTGTCCGTGGGACTGAAACCCTACCAAGAAAGACCTGGTTGCTCTGAAGATGATAATTGGGATTTGTCattattccatttctcttcttctgctcccCACTTTGTTGATGAATAAGAAATTGCTGTTGAGATCGACCAATTTCTTGCTGAGTTGAAGGTACCATAATTTTGCACTGAGATTCTGCTGGCGTCTGTTTAGGGGGTGCACTAGTACCAGATTTGGCTGTAGGTCCTCTTTTATCAAACTGAGTCATTTCATACTCTAAAACCTTTGGCTGTGAAGAATTATTTTGTTTAGCCTTTTTTCCAGCTGCCCCCGATTTGCTGGAATTTTCTGACTTCCCccctttatttgttttagttgACTTCAAACTGGGTTTTACTTGACTCCACTCAAATTCACTACTCGGTGAATTATGGCTCTGTCCCAGGGACTGTGTTGTGGAAGATGGGGAAACGATGGACTGTCGACTTCTACTGCGCGGCAATGAATGCTGCTGAATTTGTTCTGTAAATGACAGGTTATGAAAGCTATCAATTGGCACTGTTTGGGCTGTTGCTGTAGATGAAGTAGTTCTCAAAGATGAGTTTTTTGAGCTTTTCAGGGAATTATTTGACAATGACGACTTCTGACGATCGACTGTAGAATCTGGAGATTCCGAAGGAGAACTGAATGCATGAGCTGGCCCATTAGGTAAACCACGCAGTGAAGGCTGCACATCCCCTCCACCAGTACTGCCAGAACTATTTGATTTAATTGTTAATGACTGCATTTTTGAAGACGCCGATTGTAGAGGTTTTTGCTCCATTGTATGAACAGGAGACGGGGAACAGCCATTCAAAGTAGATGCaccatatttttctaataatttaattatttgagaatGTCCATTTTTGGCTGCAACCCGCATAGCAGTGCGTCCAAATTGATCGGCATGGTTTGGATCAGCACCGTGCTCTAACAAAACCTGCACAACATCAATGTGCCCTTCTTGGGCTGCAATACAGAGGGCAGTCGCACCTTGGTTGCACGTATGGTCAACTATGGCGCCATGCTCAATCAGAAGCTGAACCACTTTTACGTGGCCCTGCCAAGCTGCAGACTGCAAGGCAGACCGCTTTTCATTGTCTGCAGCGTTGATGTCAGCATGGTAGGTTATCAGAACCTGCACCATTTCCAAATGGCCTTGCCAGCAGGAAACATGAAGTGCTGTCCTTCCTTCAGCATCGCTTGCTTCTACATTTGCACCGTTTTCTAAAAAATACTCAGCCATTGTAAGCTGGTTTTCTAAGGCCAAAATATAAAGCGTAGGCCTACCATCAGCATCTTTGTAGTTAACGTCAGCTCCGTGGCTAAAAAGTAATTCAACAATGTCCCTATGCCCTTCTAACGCAGCAACACGCAGCGCATTTCTTCCATCATAACCTCTCTGATCAACGTTGGATTTATTTTCCAATAAGATTTGAACACAATCATAATGACCCTCTTGCGAAGCTAATATGAAAGGTATCCGTCCATCGTTATCGATCTCATTTGTTCTAGCACCTTGTTCAATAAGTGCTTCACATATTAATCTGTGACCTTCAAAAGCTGCCATATGCAAAGGTGTCCATCCAGCATCATCTCTGTGATTTTCATCTAACCCTCTATCCAGTAGGGTACGTACTACCTCCACATTTCCTTGGGCTGAAGCTATGCTGAGGACTGTCCTGCCCTCGCTGTCAATGCTGTCCACTGCTGCACCCCAAAACAAAAGTGTGTTTACAACTGACGCATGGCCCATAGAAGCTGCTGCTAGGAGGGGTGTGCGACCGTTGTTATCTGTATGGTCGACATCTGCTCCCCCTTCTAGAAGCAAGTCAACCACATCGACATGTCCTTCATAAGCAGCTACCAGCAACGGAGTCATGCCATCTTTATCACAATGATCTACTTCAGCACCTCGGTCAATTAAAAGACTGACAACCGATGCATGTCCTTTACTTGCAGGCACACAAAGTGCAGCTACAGAGAGAGCGGTCCTGCCGTCGACATCCTCATGATTCACTTCTGCTCCGTGGTCCAGCAGGTGTTCCACAATTTCTCTATGTCCCATGTAGGCTGCTGCTATCAATGCAGTTCGACCTTCATTATCAGCTTTGTTGACTTCAGCACCATGTTGTAGCAAATTCAGTACAATATCCTCGTGACCTCCCCACGCTGCTGCTCTCAAGGCTGTTCGGCTATCAGCATCTGCACAATCCACTTTTACGCCAGCATAAAGTAGTGCAGAAACTACCTCCGTATGGCCACCCCAAGCAGCAGATCTTAATGCTGTCCAACCATCTTGATCAGTATGATTAATGTTTGCTCCACACCCAATCAAACAATTAACCACCTTGGTATGTCCTTGCCTAGCAGCTAGGGTAAGTGGTGTATGTCCATGAGCATCTTCTATCTCTAAATCTGCTCCCCTGGAGACAAGTAAATTCACGACATCAAGATTGCCACTGTATGCAGCATTAGCCAATAATGTTCTCCCATTTGAATCACATTGATTTACTGAAGCTCCATTATCTAATAATGTCCGAATGGAATCCTCTCTTTCTAAGGCTTGTCGGACTATGCATGATGTGCGGTCATCTTCACTGTTGACGTGCGCACCAGCTTTAACCAACAGCTGTAGCACTTCTTGTTCCTTGGGTATTAAAGTAGACAGAGAATCTCTGACAGGTGTACCATTCCATATCATCCAGAGAGCTAACTCAGCTGTCTCTAACTGCAAGTTTGAATTAATTAAATGCAATGCAAATTCTTGTGCTTCCAATGGTGTTAAATTCTTGGCTTGACAGGTATAACTCATAGCCAACATTCTGTGTCCTTCTGCTGCATTACATAAATACTTCTGAGTGCAGTGTTTCACATCCAGAAGCCACTCTGCAAAACTATAGTGAAACAGTATTTTAGTATTTCCTAGTCCATCAACAAGAAGTTTGGAGAGGACATCTAACTTACGTTGAAAGTCCTCCAAGGTTAATGACATATTTTTAGTCCAGACTGCATGATACAATTCCGTTATGGTCAAAGGCCGGCAGGCTGCAAGAATCACATTCAAAATGGGCTGGACTTTTGCAAACTGTTTTCTTACAAAAAGTCTCTGACACAGCCAGAGATACAGACCATTAAGAGTTCCTGGGATGTCACGAATCtctctcaacataataaaattttcTACAACTCCGTCTAGAACTCGTTCTAGATAAAGAAAGCATCCACTGCTTTTAATGTGAAGTTGATTTAACATCTCTGCAGTTTCTTTAGTGAGATGTTGTCGCAAAGCTTCTTCTTGATCTAAACGATGAAGGATGTACTGCTGAACATCCTTAACGATGTATGCCTTCCGAAGGTCATCTAAACTTATTTTTCGAAAacctacagagagaaaaaagtcgGTGTCATCAGTTGAAAATGATCACAGAAGTTGCCATATATTCAAAGAGGATGTCTTCAATACATAATAaactaataagcaaataaatacataacaaatCAATTAATACCAATAAATTAACACCTATGAGTATACAAATCagttctcttttccctctgtaaACACATTAAAGGtagataaattatttcatttttctgtttacgAATGCAactgtttcttattcttttagtGGCTCAGAGCTCTGCTCAACTTTAGTGATAAGGGGTACTAAACTCAGCATTAGGACAGTCTTACATGCGTATCCATAAAAGCACCTTGGTGAGATTTTTCTGAAGTCCCAAATGACCAGGAAAAAAAGTTGCCAGAGAAAACCAAcaatacttgtttgtttttataagctgattttttcacatgaaaaatgtatatatttccatCCACATACCTGAATATACACTAGCTTTACTTATGGGACTGAATATTTACATCCAATTAGAGTATCATCTGTCACTGCCTTTAAATTACCACTGTAAATGTACTTTCataaagaatacatataaaatgcttatgatttggaaaataaagctCTTTCACCCACCTCTAAATGCTTCGTAATATGAATTTAgatagaataaattttttttaaatgcttattgatttttgagagagacatgcaCACAtggaggcaggacagagagagggacagagagagtcccaagcacgctttgtgctgtcaatgcagagcccgatgcagggcttgaatccatgaatcatgagaccatgccctgagcagaaatcaagagtctgacacttaagtgactgagccatccaggtgctcctggatagaataaattataaagttCATCATTCATGATAGTTATCTGTTCATTGAAACAGAACTAAGAATATCTGTTAATCAGTAATCTGAATATCCTGAGTTAAAGTTActgaaaataattactttttttaaaattgcaactTCTAATCCCTATACATGTAATTCCCTTAGTATGAGTATGCACAATTTAATACATTGGTATCACAACacttttagccattttttttataagaaaaggctgaaaaatgctcaaaatttttAGGGGAATAAAAACATGATTTACTGAAATGTTGGACCATGTGTCTGTTGAACCACTTTTGTATTCTTACTGAAAATATCTCTTAGGGATGGAACTTCTCAGTGCTGGTGACAGAATGACAGTGATAGGATGTGTGCCAATATTATAAACTGATGTTCACTGCAATTATTTATTATCCTGAAGAATCTGTGAGAACAGGAACTAGTTCTGTTAAATCCTCAGATATGAGTAGATGAAACTTACTTAGAGCCAGTAAAACTCTTAATGTTCTTTCCCTGTAGTGATATACTCGCAAATTCAATTCTGAATACATACATTTCAATTCAAAACCCATATATTTCAACTTAAAACATTagcaaaaagcagaaagaaatgtaTAGGACATAtacaaggaaaactgaaaaaagatctaagaaaaaaagttgaataaagaaaaaatatgctatGTTCATGGATGGAAAGAAAGTGTGTATTTCAAACTTCTtctaaattaaaagttttaaccACACTTAATAATTCTTTGGTTTATATCATTAATagttccaatttttaaaagtatgctaTTAAAGTCAATCTAGAggaataaaggtaaaaatatgaTTTAGAATAATAATATTGGTGACAAAGAGGGCTGGGAAAtaactgaacaacaacaacaaaaaaaaatagaaatactaaatCGATGTGGCATTTGCACCAAATGCCAACAGATAGTTTAGAAGACATGACACACGGTTTAGAAACAGATTATTAACACACAGAAAGTACACACAAGGCATTAATTACACTTACCAGTAAACATTTTAGTAACAGCCTTACTCTGTTTTCGGGCAGAACACAGAAGCAATAGCCATGGTGGAAAGAACTCATGGTGACCAGCTAAGAGCTCCGCAACAGTTCCAGATAAGCTGGTAGATGTTTGTTCACCTTCGGTAATGTTACACCCTTCATCCACAGAGTCAACAAGTAGATACAGGCTTTGTTGGGGAGGCTTCATTCCCAAAAGAGGGAGTAGAACACACCTGTAAAATACATCTGTATGAGCATTCTCAATATTACTGGCTACAATGTTATTAAGATTTATCATTCAGATATTAGTAATAtagattataaatgttttaagaagaaataaatttaggttttagaataaaaatattgtgtAAGTTTCAGTTCCTTACTTTAAGAATACTAGTCCCAAATAGTTCACATTTTCAGTAAcaaaattttccacaataaagggtgtgcatgagtgtgtgtgtatatgtgtgtattagtAAGTCAGCATAATTAAGGGGAAGGATAGTAGGAACTTTAGGAAACTAGATTTCAATACTCCTTTCCTGATTTTTTAAGTCACCAATAAAAAGCTTGAGTTGCTTATAACCAAGTTAAAATGTgttgcaaaggaaaaagaaaacaactttggggatcactttaataaaaagaaaataccaagggTCCTACagaatttagaaatgttttatcaTCATTTCTCTTACAAAATGACTGCAGGCTATACTAGCTTGtcacatataaattttattttaaaagatcgTTTAAAGATAAATTACTATAACCTAGGTCCCATTTGATATATGTTCAAATTTCAATGTAAAGAGCAAATTTCTAGGTTTAATTCCACAGAACAATGCATTTCCTACTCAAAATTTACATAGCAATTGAATATAACTTTTTCATAACTGAAACAATGctcattcattttcttcatatgtttACTTGAGCATGTCATGTGGTGAATAAGgcactgaaaaatacaatagtgAAAAGGACATGATCCATATAGTTATTAATACCAAAAATTTACAGATAATCCTTTCTACAACTCTCTTCTTAAACTTTCAATCCCATAGCAACCACGATCGTTTTTATCACCTCGTCCTA is a window encoding:
- the ANKRD50 gene encoding ankyrin repeat domain-containing protein 50, whose translation is MTNPWEEKVCKMAQTSLLQGKQFYCREWVFHKLQHCLQEKTNCCNSAVNTPSLVMNSGNNASVVSGKGAAWGVLLVGGPGSGKTALCTELLWPSSPTSLQRGLHRQALAFHFCKAQDSDTLCVGGFIRGLVAQICRSGLLQGYEDKLRDPAVQSLLQPGECERNPAEAFKRCVLLPLLGMKPPQQSLYLLVDSVDEGCNITEGEQTSTSLSGTVAELLAGHHEFFPPWLLLLCSARKQSKAVTKMFTGFRKISLDDLRKAYIVKDVQQYILHRLDQEEALRQHLTKETAEMLNQLHIKSSGCFLYLERVLDGVVENFIMLREIRDIPGTLNGLYLWLCQRLFVRKQFAKVQPILNVILAACRPLTITELYHAVWTKNMSLTLEDFQRKLDVLSKLLVDGLGNTKILFHYSFAEWLLDVKHCTQKYLCNAAEGHRMLAMSYTCQAKNLTPLEAQEFALHLINSNLQLETAELALWMIWNGTPVRDSLSTLIPKEQEVLQLLVKAGAHVNSEDDRTSCIVRQALEREDSIRTLLDNGASVNQCDSNGRTLLANAAYSGNLDVVNLLVSRGADLEIEDAHGHTPLTLAARQGHTKVVNCLIGCGANINHTDQDGWTALRSAAWGGHTEVVSALLYAGVKVDCADADSRTALRAAAWGGHEDIVLNLLQHGAEVNKADNEGRTALIAAAYMGHREIVEHLLDHGAEVNHEDVDGRTALSVAALCVPASKGHASVVSLLIDRGAEVDHCDKDGMTPLLVAAYEGHVDVVDLLLEGGADVDHTDNNGRTPLLAAASMGHASVVNTLLFWGAAVDSIDSEGRTVLSIASAQGNVEVVRTLLDRGLDENHRDDAGWTPLHMAAFEGHRLICEALIEQGARTNEIDNDGRIPFILASQEGHYDCVQILLENKSNVDQRGYDGRNALRVAALEGHRDIVELLFSHGADVNYKDADGRPTLYILALENQLTMAEYFLENGANVEASDAEGRTALHVSCWQGHLEMVQVLITYHADINAADNEKRSALQSAAWQGHVKVVQLLIEHGAIVDHTCNQGATALCIAAQEGHIDVVQVLLEHGADPNHADQFGRTAMRVAAKNGHSQIIKLLEKYGASTLNGCSPSPVHTMEQKPLQSASSKMQSLTIKSNSSGSTGGGDVQPSLRGLPNGPAHAFSSPSESPDSTVDRQKSSLSNNSLKSSKNSSLRTTSSTATAQTVPIDSFHNLSFTEQIQQHSLPRSRSRQSIVSPSSTTQSLGQSHNSPSSEFEWSQVKPSLKSTKTNKGGKSENSSKSGAAGKKAKQNNSSQPKVLEYEMTQFDKRGPTAKSGTSAPPKQTPAESQCKIMVPSTQQEIGRSQQQFLIHQQSGEQKKRNGIMTNPNYHLQSNQVFLGRVSVPRTIQDRGHQEVLEGYPSSETELSLKQALKLQIEGSDPSFNYKKETPL